Part of the Pseudomonas lijiangensis genome is shown below.
TGGATGGGCATACAGATAGCAGCCTTTACCTGGCCCTGGCAAATACAAATGGATCAGCGGCTCCATCAAAACAACACAACAACATGAATTGAAAAGAATTTCTGTGGGAGAATTTCTGTGGGAGCGAATTCATTCGCGAACAAGCAGCCTTCGCGGATGAATCCGCTCCCACAAGTTTTGTTTGTGTAATGTATACATCTCCTCAATGCTGCCGCGCCTGTTTCAGGGCTTCGGCCAGCGCCGTCAACAGACGAGGAATATTCTGGGTCCAGTCGATGGCGTAGCCGATGCGCAGGTGTTGCCGATGCAACCCCTGCAGGCTGAACAGCTCGCCAGGAGTGACGATGATGCGCTGCTGCACAAGGCTCTCGAACACCTGCCGCATATCCACGGGATGGACACTCTGCACCCATATTCCACAGCCGCCTTCCGGCAGCTCATACCGCAGCAGTTGCCCGAGATGACGATCCAGTAACTGCACCATCATTTTCATGCGTTCCACCAGCAAACCCCGCAGTTCAACCAGATGAGCATCCAGTCGCCCGCCACTACAGAGCCTGGCGATTGCCTTCTGACGAATAGGCGGCAACTCGAAGGCCCGCAACAGGAAATACTGCTGCCACTGAACCTCGAAGTGCTTGCACAGCAGATAACCATAAGGCGCTTCCGGGCCCAGGGTCTTGTCGAAGCTGCCCAGAATCAGCAGGCGCTGGGGGTCAATCAGGTCACGCAAGCGGGTGGGTTCCGGTGCAAAGACCAACTCGCCGTGACTGTCGTTTTCCAGCACCCAGACCCGATACCGATTGAGCAATTGGGCGACGGCCTGAAGGTTGGCAAGCGGCAGCAGGCTGCACTGCACCGGATTCAACAGCGAGGGCAAAAACGCCAGGCCAATGTTTTCCGTCAGCAACACCTGATCCAGCGCTGCCAGATTGATGCCGCCGGTCTCGTCCAGCGGTATCTCGATGACCCGGATGTCTAAGGATTGCAGCAGACGTAGCAACGTCCAGGTACAGGGCGATGCCACCAGCACGGTTCCGCCGCGCAGGTTCAGAACATCGATAACCGCTGTCAGCATGCCGGGCATGTCCGGCCCGATATAGACATTTTCAGGATGCCAGCAGTGCTGGGCATCACGGGTATGACGAGCCGCCAGGGCCGTGCGCAGTTCAATATCGCCAAATGGCTGGAATACGGCACTGAGCGGGCGCGGGTAATACCTGAGCAGTTCGCGCTCCATGGCCAGCAACGGGCTTTCCATGGATTGCAGCAAGGTGGGTTCGTCGTTGCCCAATACCCATCCACCCGGACGACGAACATGGCGGTAAAACGTTTCCAGCAGGCTGTCATTCTCGAATACCGGATCAGGAGTCTCATCGCCGACCCCGCCTGGCAAGGCGTAATAGCCGGACTTGGGCATTGAACACACCCGTCCTTCCTTTTCCAGCAGCGAATAGGCGCTTTGCACCGTCGAGATCGAGACCCGCAGGCGCCGGGACAACTGCCGCAAGGAGGGCATCCTGGTCGTCGAATCGGTTTGCACTTCGTCAATCAGACGAACGAGATAGCGGTAGACCGCCTGATAGGCGAAATCCGTTTTGTTTTTCATGAGGAGACAATCCGGCGCAGGGCCAAAAGATTTTCCAGGCGATGGCGACATGGCTGATACCGAGTCCACGGCAACAGCCATAGCCAGACAGAGGGCTCAGCGTCCGGAGAGCACTTCAGCCATGACGCCGCCGGTTTCAGGATCGACTGTCACGACCCGACACTTGTCCGGGTCAGCGGCGCGAACCTTGGCGATGATCGAGTGTTCATTGTCAAAGTTGACCCGCGACTTGCAGTACAGGCTCTGCAACCCCTTGAGACTCAGGCCACTGATATCCACCAGCCATTGCACCACCTGCTCGGGTGCCGTGAGCCCCGAGAGCACCTTGTGCAGGTCCGGCAAGGCCACCAGCATGCCCGGATGGCAAGAACGCAGAAATGCTTCCAGCTCCCGCCCACGATCTACAAAGGGCGAGAAAGTCATGCACACCAGTTGCGACTCATTCAGACCAAATCCATCCAGGGCGTAACTGGCAGCCAGTTCGCGGCGTGCTTCGATACGCTCGGGCCCGTCATAGGCATCCATGGCCAGCTTGATCAGCCGCGCCGGCATCTGCTTCCTGCGCATCAGCATGCGGGCCAGTGCCAGGTACTCGGCAATTCCTTCGGCATAGCGACGGCCTTGCAGGTATTGCGCCTTGAGACCCCGGATATGGGCCATCAACAATGGATTGGCACAGTCCGACTCACTGAAAGCGAACGACAGGTCATCGAAGCGAAAGCCCAGGAACTCGGTCAGCAGGTTCCAGTGCTCCTCGACCTTGCAACTGACCAGATCACAGATGCTGATGAAGGCCGGCACAATCGCCTGATTGGGGTAAACGATAGCCCGCGGCGATCTGGCGGCCTCATCGCCCTCTCCATAGAGTTCATGGAAATAAGCCTGGCCGATCGTGTCGATGGACCTGAGGATGCCATTGAGATTCTGGCCACTCCAGTTGACCTTGCCCTGCCCCGTTCGCTGGGCAAGACGCATCGCCCAGGTGACGTAATGTTTCTGCTCTTTTCGAGAGTCGCCATTGACCACGGCATCCACGCCGCTGCCCCAGCTAGAAGCCCGCCCCAGAAACTCCGCAAGCCCCAGATAGCAACGATTGCAGAAAGTGGTGCGGCCATCGCCGCCGGTCAGATGGCCGGCCAGCAACATGTCCGAGCGATTCTGCTCGCGCCCTGCACTGGAAAACGGCAGGTCCGGCTCGAATGTCTGGGTATATTGGTTATCGACCACGAGCATTTCCACCCGCGGGTCGTCATACAGAAACAACGCCGAGTAGGTGCGATGAATGTTATCCATCACGGCCTGGGTCAGCCCTACATGGCGCATGTTGGCCACACGCAGATTGAAAGTGCCGGGGGATCTGCCTGCGATGCTCAGTTGCGCAGCTCTCAGGAAAGCCAGTGTATAGGCACTGTCCTTGCCGCCACCGAAGGCGACCAGCACCTTGAAGCTGGAGATTCGCTCGATACCACCCGCAGCGACGATCAGTCGCTGAATCAGCAATTGCAGGGCCGTACGCTCAGCTCTCGTGAAATAGCCCAGCAAGCGCTGCAATACTTGCTGGTACACATAATTCATGGCTTGTTCGTGAATGGAACTCATACTTTTTCACCCACCCCGTTTTCAAGACAACACATGATGCAAGGGCGGCATTTAATATCGGGCTTATACGCGATTTTATAATCGATCATGACTCATTCCCTGAGTAAGAATTACCAAACTATTATCGGTATCCCTAAAACAATTACAAGGTACAGATCGACACCAAAAGCGATACACCTCGTTTAAACAGGCGCCCATAATAAACACAATGTTCAATCTGTAATGATCCCGCCTCCCTCACGCACTACACGTAGCGCAAGCCAATCCCTTCAGGCCGAAGGCTCTGGAAAGGGACTGCACACCAAGACTCCCGAAGCAGCCGACAAAAAATGTATTTTCGACCGTAGGAAACCCTGTTCACCCACGCCAACATCCGTCAGACACATTAAACAAAACCATTCATTATGATTATTTTAAAAATCACGCCCCCCACCTAACCGTTCATCCGTAAAACTGAAAAATATTAAACAACTAACACCGTCTTTTTTATGCCCGCCTTGCAGTACAAGCCCGCACACTTTCACGCATAAAAAAGCCCTCCTGAAAAGGAGGGCTTCAAGTAGAACTTAACAAGCGGGTGACAAAACTATGCCTGAGTGATTTCCAGTACAGCACGTCCACCAATCGGGCAAGCATCCATGTAGCGGTGAGCCTGAACCACTTGTTCAAACGGGAAGTTGCGCGTCTGTAGCGGCACCAGCACCCGGTCAGCCGTCAACTGGTTGATATCGCGCAAGGCCCGTTGCAGCGCCTCGGTATCAGGAACAATGCCCAGCTCAGGCTTGCCGGTGAAGTTACCCAGGCAGTGCACGAAGAACTGGATGTTCTTCTGGAAAGCCGCACAGGCCGGGAATGGAGTCTGGTTGCCACCTTGCAGGCCATACAACACCAGGCTGCCACGGGGAGCCAGAACATCGCCCATCATCGACATCTGCGGACCGCCCAAGCCATCGAACACCGCATCAACACCGCGATTGTCGGTGTACTTGTTGATCGCCATCAGCAAGTCCTGCTCTTCAGTGACCACGACCTTGTCAGCGCCTTGTGCCAACAGATAATCACGAGCATCGTCAGTCTTGGTCGCTGCAATGACGCGAGCGCCCAGCGCCTTGCCCACCTGCACGAAGCACGGCCCCGAGCAATGGCTGGCATCAGTGACCAGCACGGTTTGCCCTGCCTTGATGCGAGCCAGCTCGACATAGGCAAAGTAGGCGACCAGCATCGGCGTGTAGTGCACGCTGGCTTCGACGGGGGTCAATACGTCGGGGTAACGGGTCAATGCCGAACGCGGCAATACAATGGACTCGCCATAAACAGGATGCCTGTTGGCATCGGCGGCCGGAAAGCTGGCGACCTTGTCACCCACGGCCAGATCGCTGACGCCATCACCCAGAGCGCTTACGACACCCGCCATCTCGTAGCCAAGACCGGCAGGCAGACGCGCCTGGGTGGAAGCAAGATTTTGCCGCCAGAGAACGTCATACCAACTGACACCGATTGCCTGGACACGCACTTGCACCTCACCGGGTGCAGGCAGCGCGTCGGGATGCTCTTCGACCTTGAGCACCTCGGCCGGGCCAAACTGGTGAAAACGGATCGTGCGGGACATTTAGAACCTCGCCTTGTATACCTTGATGCCGTGAACTCTATCCGGGCTCTGCCGACAACACTATCAGTGGCTATTAATAGTCGACATGCCTGTCATCGATTGTGCCTCATGGGCCGGGCGACAACGCCTGGCACTCCCTGAAGGCCCATGCATTCATGGGCGGCCATTGTTGGCATGTCGACGAAACATTGCAACCTGTGTGGACATTTAAGACAGCGTCACGAAATTTTTCGATGCGCGTCATCCGCGTTTGCTCGTACTATCGCAACCTCTCAAAGCACCAAATCGACAAATGGCCCGAGAAACTCCGCATGAATCGCAACGACCTGCGTCGCGTTGACCTCAATCTGCTCATCGTTTTCGAAACCCTGATGCATGAAAGAAGCGTGACCCGCGCGGCCGAAAAACTGTTTCTCGGGCAACCGGCAATCAGCGCGGCCCTCTCGCGCCTGCGCGGCCTGTTCGACGATCCGCTGTTCGTGCGCACCGGCCGCAGCATGGAGCCAACAGCCCGCGCCACGGAAATCTTCGCCCTCCTGTCCCCCGCGCTGGACTCGATTTCCACCGCAGTCAGCCGGGCATCGGAGTTCGATCCGGCCACCAGCACCAACGTCTTCCGCATCGGCCTGTCCGATGACGTGGAATTCGCCCTGCTTCCGACCCTGCTCAAACGACTGCGTTCCGAAGCACCCGGCATCGTGCTCGTCATCCGCCGCGTCAATTACATCCTGATGCCGGCCCTGCTGGCCTCGGGCGAAATCTCCGTGGGCGTCAGCTACACCCAGGACCTGCCCGCCAACGCCAAACGCAAAGTCTTGCGCAGAAGCAAGCCGCAACTGCTGCGCGCCGACTCGATTCCCGGCGCCCTCTCCCTGGACGACTTCTGCGCCCGCCCCCACGCACTGGTGTCATTCGCAGGCGACCTGAGCGGCTTCATTGATGAATACCTGGAAGAAATGAACCGCAAACGCCACGTCGTCCTGGCCGTCCCGCAGTTCAATGGCCTGGCCACCCTCCTGACAGGCACCGACATCATCGCCACCGTGCCGGATTATGCGGCCCAGGTACTGACGGCTGCTGGCGGGGTACGGGCAGAAGACCTGCCTATCGAGACAAGAACCTTTGAGCTGCATATGGCGTGGCGCGGGGCGCAGGATAATGATCCGGGGGAGCGGTGGTTGAGGTCGCGGATTCAGATGTTTTTTGGGGATCCGGATAGTCTTTGACAGAACCCCACAAAACTAGAAGTTTTTATAAGCAAACCTTCAACGGATAAATTCGCCCACCCAATTCCACCGATCTCCATAACTATGGTGGGCATGGGAGGCAAATTCCGTTTTTACAGAATGATGCCTCAAACCATATTGCCATTCTTGAGGCGCAACGCCTCAACGAACACTGTCGGCCTATACAAACCCCATTTTTCAAATCCTTTCAGCGTATAAGCCCAAACACGACTGCTTGCTGAGCCAGCGCTCGGAATCGCAAAACCATGGGCCAATTATTCTGCCCCTGCTCCATGTAAAGCATCGCATCGCTCATCCCTAACATGCCCCTCAACATTCCTGAACTTTTCTCATCACTTCATAAAAATAAACCCCACTTATCACCCCCCCTTCAAACCGTCAGCATCACCTCCGACTAAAGCAAGACAAATCCTCAGTAACCGCAACCGATCCACCCTGCCCCTATCAGGTGCCGGCTGCTTCTCAACACTCTCGCATTCAGGAAAAGTGATATGGCTCAACGAACCCGCAATACATTCATGCTCGGCATCCTCGCTGCCTGCACCGCTTTGATGGTCACTGCCGCTCCTGTCTTCGCACAGAATCAAGCAGCCCACAAGGCTGAAACGCTGACGCTCACCAGCCAGTGGGACAAGACTTTCCCGCAGAGCAACAAGGTCGATCATCAGAAGGTCACCTTCAAGAATCGCTACGGCATTACGCTCGCCGCCGATCTCTACCTGCCCAAGAATCGTGGCAATCAGCGATTTGCGGCCCTTGCTGTCAGTGGTCCCTTCGGTGCCGTCAAGGAGCAGTCCTCGGGATTGTATGCGCAAACCATGGCCGAGCGCGGGTTCGTAACCTTGGCATTCGATCCGTCCTATACCGGCGAAAGCGGTGGCCTGCCCCGTAACGTCGCTTCACCAGATATCAACACCGAAGACTTCATGGCCGCCGTGGACTACCTTGGCCTCAATTCTGCCGTGGACCGTAATCGCATCGGCGTCATTGGTATCTGCGGCTTTGGCGGTATGGCTCTCAATGCCGTGGCGGTCGACAAGCGCGCCAAAGCGG
Proteins encoded:
- a CDS encoding aminotransferase-like domain-containing protein: MKNKTDFAYQAVYRYLVRLIDEVQTDSTTRMPSLRQLSRRLRVSISTVQSAYSLLEKEGRVCSMPKSGYYALPGGVGDETPDPVFENDSLLETFYRHVRRPGGWVLGNDEPTLLQSMESPLLAMERELLRYYPRPLSAVFQPFGDIELRTALAARHTRDAQHCWHPENVYIGPDMPGMLTAVIDVLNLRGGTVLVASPCTWTLLRLLQSLDIRVIEIPLDETGGINLAALDQVLLTENIGLAFLPSLLNPVQCSLLPLANLQAVAQLLNRYRVWVLENDSHGELVFAPEPTRLRDLIDPQRLLILGSFDKTLGPEAPYGYLLCKHFEVQWQQYFLLRAFELPPIRQKAIARLCSGGRLDAHLVELRGLLVERMKMMVQLLDRHLGQLLRYELPEGGCGIWVQSVHPVDMRQVFESLVQQRIIVTPGELFSLQGLHRQHLRIGYAIDWTQNIPRLLTALAEALKQARQH
- a CDS encoding LysR substrate-binding domain-containing protein; this translates as MNRNDLRRVDLNLLIVFETLMHERSVTRAAEKLFLGQPAISAALSRLRGLFDDPLFVRTGRSMEPTARATEIFALLSPALDSISTAVSRASEFDPATSTNVFRIGLSDDVEFALLPTLLKRLRSEAPGIVLVIRRVNYILMPALLASGEISVGVSYTQDLPANAKRKVLRRSKPQLLRADSIPGALSLDDFCARPHALVSFAGDLSGFIDEYLEEMNRKRHVVLAVPQFNGLATLLTGTDIIATVPDYAAQVLTAAGGVRAEDLPIETRTFELHMAWRGAQDNDPGERWLRSRIQMFFGDPDSL
- a CDS encoding zinc-dependent alcohol dehydrogenase family protein, giving the protein MSRTIRFHQFGPAEVLKVEEHPDALPAPGEVQVRVQAIGVSWYDVLWRQNLASTQARLPAGLGYEMAGVVSALGDGVSDLAVGDKVASFPAADANRHPVYGESIVLPRSALTRYPDVLTPVEASVHYTPMLVAYFAYVELARIKAGQTVLVTDASHCSGPCFVQVGKALGARVIAATKTDDARDYLLAQGADKVVVTEEQDLLMAINKYTDNRGVDAVFDGLGGPQMSMMGDVLAPRGSLVLYGLQGGNQTPFPACAAFQKNIQFFVHCLGNFTGKPELGIVPDTEALQRALRDINQLTADRVLVPLQTRNFPFEQVVQAHRYMDACPIGGRAVLEITQA